The DNA region GGTCGAGCAGCAACGCCACCGAGAGCACTGCCGCTGTCGGATCGGCCCGATCTGTGCCCGCGATATCGGGCGCGCTGCCGTGCACCGGCTCGAACATGCTCGGAAACGCGCCCTCGGGGTTGATGTTCCCGCTCGCGGCAAGACCGATGCCGCCGGTGATCGCCGCGGCGAGGTCCGTGATGATGTCGCCGAACAGGTTGTCGGTGACGATCACGTCGAACTGGCCCGGATTGGCCACGAGATGGATCGTCGTTGCGTCGACATGCTGATAGCCGACTTCGACCTCCGGATACTCCGAGCCGACTTCGGCGACGGTCCTGGACCACAACGATCCCGCGTTGGTCAACACATTCGTCTTGTGCACGAGCGTGAGCTTCTTGCGTCTGGACTGGGCCTGGCGGAAGCCTTCGCGCACCAAGCGCTCCACGGCGTAGGCGGTGTTGACGCTCACCTCGGTGGCGATCTCGTGCGGGGTGCCGGAACGGATGGAGCCGCCAACGCCGCCGTACGGCCCCTCGGTGCCCTCACGGACCACGACGAGGTCGATCTCGGGGTCGCCCGCGAGCGGCGACAGCACGCCCGGAAAGCTGCGCGCCGGGCGCAGGTTCACATAGTGGTCGAACGCGAAACGGAGCTTGAGCAGCAATCCCCGCTCCAAGAGGCCGCTCGGGACCTTGTGATCGCGAGGGTCGCCGCCAATCGCGCCCAGGAGCAAGACCTGCTGCGTTTTCAGCTCCTCCAGGACGGAATCCGCAAGGACCTCGCCCGTGGCGAGGTAGCGCCCCGCGCCGAGTTCGTAGGTCGTCGCCTCCACGCCGGGAAGCACAGCGTCCAGCACGCGCAGCGCCTGCTGGATCACTTCCGGGCCGATCCCGTCGCCGGGGATCACGCCCAACTTGAGCCCGCTCATCGGAGATCGACCTCGACGAGGCTGGTCGCTTCCACCGAATCCGCCACTGCGTGGCGCAAGTCCGCGGGGATCTCGTTGTCCACGCGAAGCACCATAGTCGCGCCGTCGCCGCTCGCGTCGTGGCTCACGGCAGCTGCTTGGATGTTCACCCCCGCGTCGCCGAGCAAGGTGCCGACCTTGCCGAGCGCGCCGGGGCGGTCGGCGTAGCTGATGACGAGGTTGAAGCCCTCGGCCCGCAAATCGAAGCCGCGACGACCGACACTGGTGATCTTCGCGACCTGGTCACGGCCGGCGAGCGTTCCCGCCACCTGCGACGTGCTGCCGTCCGCCGCGACTGCGAGCACCTCGACCAGGCTCCGATGGTTCGGGCTCTCCTGCTCGGTCCGCACAACGTGGCTCAAGCCCCGGCCCTCGGCCACCTGTGCGGCGTTCACGAAGGTCACCGGGGTTTCCACCAAGCCGGACAGGAAGCCGCGCAGCGCCGCAAGCCCGAGGACCCCGACCGGCTCCGCGGCCAATTCGCCGTAAACTTTGATCTCCAAAGCGACAGCCGCCTGCTCGGCCACAGCCGCGAGCAGCACGCCCAGCTTGCGCGCCAAGTCCAGCCACGGCAGCACTTCTTCGCCGACCGGGCCGGCCGAGACGTTCACCGCTTCGGGCACGAACTCGCCCGCGAGCGCGAGCTGCACGCTCTTGGCCACATCCGTTCCAGCGCGATCCTGCGCCTCGACGGTGGAAGCGCCCAGGTGCGGCGTCAGCACAACCTGCTCCAGGCCGAACAAGGGGCTCTCGCCGGGGGGCTCCTGCACAAAAACGTCCAGGCCCGCGCTGCGGACATGCCCCGAGGACACTGCGTCGGCGAGCGCCTGCTCGTCGATCAATCCGCCCCGAGCCGCATTGGCGATGACAACGCCCGGTTTGGTCCTGCGCAGGGCGGCCGCGTCGATGAGCCCGGCGGTCTCCGGCGTCTTCGGCAAGTGGACAGTGATGAAGTCCGCCTGGGCCAGCAGCTCGTCCAAAGTCACCAGCCTCGCCCCGAGCTGCGCGGCCTTGGCGGCGGAGACATACGGGTCGTAGGCGAGGATCTCGGTCTCAAACGCCTTGAGCCGCGAAGCGACCAGCTGGCCGATACGCCCGAAGCCCACCACGCCGACCGTTTTCTGATACAGCTCCACACCGAGGTACGAGGAGCGCTTCCACTGCCCCGCGTGCGTCGTGTCGTTCGCGGGCGGGATTTGACGGGCGGCGGCGAGCAGCAGCGCCACAGCGTGCTCCGCCGCGGAGTGAATGTTCGAAGTCGGCGCGTTCACCACGAGCACGCCGTTGGCAGTGGCGGCCTCGACGTCGACGTTGTCCAGCCCGACTCCGGCCCGAGCGACGATCTTGAGGTTCGCCCCGGCCGCCAACGCCTCCGCGTCCACTTGGGTTGCCGAGCGCACGAGCAGCGCGTCAGCCTCGGGCAAGGCGGCGAGCAACGCCTCCCGGTCGGTCCCAGTCACCCACCGCACCTCGACTTGATCGCCGAGGGCGGCCACAGTCGACTCGGCGAGCTTGTCGGCGATCAGCACGATCGGCGGCTTCGGATCAGTCACAGTCACTCCTCACACGGTCAATATCCGGCGTGTTCTCAGGCTTCGCACAGCCCGGTCTGCCAGACTCACTCGGTCTGCCACACTAGATGGCGGCCTCTATCCTGCTAGCGCCTACCCCGTTGTCCGGAGGATCAAGTGATGTTGAAGCGGAGCATCAGAGCTCTCGTCGCGGGGTGTGCGGGCCTGGCCAGCTTCGCGCCCCTTGCCACCGCCGCCCCGGCCGACGACCGCGTGCCGCTCGGGGGCGGGTCCCCCATCATCGTGGTCGGGCGGGAAAAGCTGGCATGCACGCTGACAGCGATCGGGCATGACGCGGACGGGAACATCGTCGGACTCACGGCGGGCCACTGCGGCGACCTGAAAGATTCGGTGATCTCCGAGGTGGCGCAGGAGGCGGGCAGCCTGGGGATTGTGGCGAAAAAAAGGTCCGACCCCGACATCGCTGTGATCCAATTCAACCCGAATCGGGTGATCCCGACGGCGACCACTGGCAACCTGAAGATCACCGGCCTTTCCCGAGAGCTGCCGCCGCCGCAGAGCTGGGTGTGCAAACTGGGCCGCACGACCGGCTGGGCCTGCGGGCCGTTGGTGAAGACGAGCAAAAACAAACACATCTCCTCCATGTGCGTCGCGAAGGGCGACTCAGGAGCCCCGGTCGTGATCGGGGGCACACTGGTGGGGATGCTCAACGAGTACGTCAACCAGTACTTCCTCGACCTCCCGTGCGCGCGCTACGAGGGCGGAACGAACATCGGCGCGGTGCTCGACAGCATCGGCCCAGGGGTGGGCGAGGGCTTCGAGCTGGAGCCGGCCTGATCTACTTGCGGGGCCGGTGGATGACCATGCCTTCTTGCGCGGAGCTGGCGACACGCACGCCGCTCTGGGCGTAGAAAGCCCCCGTTGAGAAGCCGCGCAACCCGGCGGCTGCCGGAGATTCGGTCGCGTACAGGTGCCATTGGTCGAAGCGGACCGGGCGGTGGAACCACAGCGAGTGGTTGAGCGTGGCGGCGATGATCCGGTCAAACCCCCAGGAGAGCCCGTGCTGGGTGATGATGGAGTCCAGAATCGTCGTGTCGGAGGCGTACGCAAGAGCCGCCTCGTGCGCACGCGGATCGTCCGGCAGCTCGCCCCGGGTCTTCATCCACACACGGTTGTGCGGCAGCGCCTCGCCCGCGTCCTTGGCGAGCCAGGAGGGGTTGTTCGCGTACCGCCAATCAATGGGCCTGAGCGCCTCCACGAACAAAGAGAGCTCCTGCTCCATCCCCACGAATGTCTCTTCCAGCTCGGGCAAAGCCGTTGGCTCCGGGACGGCGGGCATCTGCGAGGAATGCTCCAGGCCCGGCCTGCTGTGGAAGTAGGCGAGCAGCGCGGTCGCGATCACCTCGCCTTTCTGGCGCACCAGCACGTGGCGGTTCGCGATGGACCGCTCGTCGCGCAAACTGGAAACCTGGAACTCGATCGGCAGGCTGACATCGCCTCCGCGAATGAAATGGGTCTGCGCCGTGTGCAGGCCGAGCGCGGGCGACTTCACCGTCCGGCCGGCCGCGACAACCGCCTGAGCGACGATCTGGCCGCCGTACGTTCGGGAGCCGACCTTGCTCGGATGCTGGCCGATGAACGTGCCGTCACCGCCGTCTGCAAGGTCGAGAATGCCGAGCAGCTCTTGGAAATCGCCGCTGGCGTCGTCGATCAGGGATTGCGCTGAAGTCATCCGGCGACTCTACCAACGCGCGCCGCGGCGCAGCGCCGACGCTAGTGGTCGTGTTCGCCGATGCGGTGGGCGTTGATCGTGTTGGTGGAGCCCACCGTCCCCGGCGGGGCTCCTGCCACGACAATGACCAAGTCGCCTTGCTCGTACCGTTTGATGTCCAGCAGGGCCTGGTCCACCAGCCGGATCATCGAGTCGGTGGAGTCCACTTGCGGCACGATGAACGTTTCCACGCCCCACGACAACGCGAGCCTGCTGCGGACCGCGGGCACCGGGGTGAACGCGAGCAACGGCAACGCGCTGTGCAATCGGGCGAGACGACGAACCGTGTCGCCGGACTGCGTGAAAGCGACCAGCGCCTTCGCCTCCAACCGCTCCCCGATGTCTTTGGCCGAGTACGAGATGACGCCGCTTTTCGTCCTCGGTATCCGGATGAGCGGCGCGATGAGCGCGGGCTCCTTCTCCGCCGCCGCGAGGATCCGGGCCAGCGTGCGGACCGCGACGAAGACGTGCTTGCCGACGGAGGTCTCCCCCGACAGCATGACCGCGTCCGCGCCGTCGAACACCGCGTTGGCGGCGTCGGACGCCTCCGCCCTCGTGGGGGTGGCGTTCTCGATCATCGACTCCAGCACCTGGGTCGCCACGATCACCGGCTTCGCGTTGGCCCTGGCGAGCTGGATCGCGCGCTTCTGGACCGCTGGCACGTCTTCGAGGGGCAGCTCGACGCCCAAATCGCCTCGGGCCACCATGACCGCGTCGAACGCGAGGATCACCTCTTCGAGCTGGTCCCCCACCGCCTCTGGCTTCTCCAGCTTCGCGATGACCGGGACGCGCCTGCCGACTCGGTCCATCACCTCGTGGACCAGACGCACGTCGTCGGGCGAGCGGACGAAGGACAGCGCGACCCAGTCCACCCCGAGCCGCAGGGCGAACTCGAGGTCCTCGGTGTCCTTCTCCGACAACGCCGGAGCCGAGACGTTCACACCGGGCAGGGAGATGCCTTTGTTGTTGCTGACCGGACCGCCCTCGTACACCTGGCAGACCACGTCGTTGCCCTCGACGCGCAACGCCCGCAGCCCGACCTTGCCGTCGTCGATGAGCAGGGTGTCCCCCGCGACGACGTCGTTCGCGAGCTGCTTGTAGGTGGTAGAAACCCGGTCGTGGGATCCTTCAATGTCATCGACCGTGATCCGGACGGTCTCGCCGGTCGCCCAGATGGTGCGCCCCTCGGCGAAGCGGCCAAGCCGGATTTTCGGCCCTTGCAGATCGGCCATGATCCCCACCGCTCGGCCGGTCTGGTCGGAAGCCTCGCGCACCCAGTGGTACATCTGCTCGTGGTCCGGGTGGTCCCCGTGGCTGAAGTTCAGCCGCGCCACATCCAGACCCGCTTCGACGAGAGCTTTGACTTTTTGAGCAGACGCGGTGGCAGGGCCCAAGGTGCAGACGATCTTTGTGTGGCGAGTCATACCGAAGAGCCTAGTCGGATTGCTCAGCCGGTCCGACTTCGGATGAGTGAACGTCAGATATCGGCGACAGTTCGGAGGAAGCAGACTCCTCCGGCTGGGCGGGTTTCTCGGGCTCATCGGCGGGTTTGCCCCCTCGGGCCGCTTCGATCTCTTCGGGAAGCTCTTTGCCTTTTTTCGCGAACAGGAAATACGCCAAAGCGCCGATGATGAGCAAGCTCGATGTGTAGACGTTGACGCGATAGCCGCAGATCGTCGTCGCCGGGTCGATCCGAACGAATTCCAAACCGAGCCTGCCGAGGCTGTAACCGGCGACATAGAGCGCGAAAAGCCTGCCGTGGCCGATCTTGAACCGGCGGTCGAGCGCCACAAGGACCGCCGCGACGGCGAGGTTCCAGCACGCTTCGTACAGAAAGGTGGGGTGGACGAGCTTGCCGCTGAGCTCCATCTCCCCGCCGAGCCACGGCCTGCCGTCCGAGACGCCGTACACGTTGTCCACCGCGCCGTCGCGAATGCGCTCGTACAGCCGCAACCCCCACCAGTGGTTCGTCTCCCGCCCGAACAGCTCTTGGTTGAAATAATTGCCGAACCGCCCGATCGCCGAAGCCACGATGACGGGCGGGGCGACCGCGTCGGCGAACGCCGGCAGCGGGATTCCTTTGCGGCGGCAACCGATCCAAGCGCCCACGCCGCCCAATGCGACCGCGCCCCAGATCCCCAGGCCGCCTTCCCAAATGAAGAGGGCATGCACTGGGGAGCGGCCCTGGCCGCCGAAGTAGGTGCGCCAGTCGGTCGCGACATGGTAGAGCCGACCGCCGATCAGGCCGAACGGCACTGCGATCAGCGCCACGTCCACCACGTCCTCGCGGCGACCGCCTCGGGCGGTCCATCGCTTTGTGCCCCACCAGCACGCGAGCAAAATGCCCGCCAAAATGCAGAGCGCGTAGGCCCGGATCGGAATCGGCCCAAGGAACCAGACCCCCTGGGGGGGCGAGGGTATATACGCCAGAGTTGCCACGCGAAGACACCTTACCCGTCGCACGGGCCAGTCACCTCTGGTTGCCGCCGCCTCCTCCGTGTCGGTGTAGCGTAGAACACAAAGCGGCAACGTCTATTGCCAAAGCCATTCGGCAGCGGACGTGCGCGCGCTCTCGAGGAACCATGAGCACTCCCGATGGAAAAGGAGAAACCGTGAAACACGCAGCACCGGGCGCCGAGGGGAGCGCGCTCACTTTCCAAGCAAGCTACGACAACTTCATCGGCGGCGAATGGACCGCGCCTGTCGAAGGCGGATACTTCGACAACCCCTCGCCCGTGGACGGCCGCGTGTTCACCAAGATCGCCCGCAGCACCGAGGCGGACGTGGATCTGGCGCTGGACGCGGCGCATCGGGCCGCGGACACATGGGGCGCCACTTCGGTGACCGAGCGGGCCAATCTCCTGCTGAAGGTCGCCGACCGCCTCGAAGAGAACCTCACCGCGTTGGCCGTCGCCGAGACCTGGGACAACGGCAAGCCGATCCGGGAAAGCCTCGGAGCCGACCTGCCCTTGGCCGTGGACCAGTTCCGGTACTTCGCCTCAGCGATCCGCAGCCAGGAGGGCGGCGTCTCCGAGATCGACGCGGACACCGTGGCGTACCACTTCCACGAGCCGCTCGGCGTCGTCGGGCAGATCATCCCGTGGAACTTCCCGCTGCTCATGGCAGCGTGGAAACTCGCGCCCGCGCTGGCAGCGGGCAACTGCGTCGTCATCAAACCCGCCGAGCAGACCCCGGCCTCGATCATGGTGCTCATGGAGATCATCGGCGACATGTTGCCGCCGGGCGTGTTGAACGTCGTCAACGGCTTCGGCCCTGAGGCCGGCAAATCCCTCGCCTCCAGCCCGAAGATCGCGAAAGTCGCGTTCACCGGCGAGACCAGCACGGGCAAACTCATCCTGCAATACGCGACCGAGAACCTCATCCCGGTGACCTTGGAGCTGGGCGGCAAAAGCCCGAACATCTTCTTGTCCGACGTGATGGCCAAGGACGACGACTTCCTCGACAAAGCAGTCGAAGGCTTCGTGATGTTCGCGCTCAACCAGGGCGAGGTGTGCACTTGTCCGTCGCGCGCCATTGTCTGCGCCGACATCTACGACGAGTTCATCGCGCGCTGTGTCGAGCGGACCAGGGCCATCAAAGGCGGCGACCCGTTGGACGAGGAGACCATGATCGGGGCCCAGGCCAGCGCCGAGCAACAAGAGAAAATCCTCAAGTACATCGACATCGGCAAAGCCGAAGGCGCGCAGTTGCTGATCGGCGGCAACGAGCGCGTGGTGGACGAGCACCCGAACGGCCACTATGTCGAGCCGACTATCTTCAAGGGCACGAACACGATGCGGATCTTCCAGGAGGAGATCTTCGGCCCGGTTCTCTCGGTGACCACATGCGACTCTGTGGACGAGGCGTTGAAGATCGCCAACGACACCCAGTACGGCCTGGGGGCCGGTGTGTGGACCCGCGATATGAACACCGCCTACCGGCTCGGCCGGGGCTTGAAAGCAGGCCGAGTGTGGACGAATTGCTACCACGCGTACCCCGCGCACGCGGCGTTCGGCGGCTACAAGAAGTCCGGGATCGGACGCGAGAACCACAAGATGATGCTGGAACACTACCAACAGACGAAAAACTTGCTGGTCAGCTACGCGGCGAACAAAGTCGGCTTCTTCTGACCGACCGGCTCGGCGCGAGGCGGCCCAAGGGGTGCGCAGCGACCGGGGTTTCTCATCCCGCGCAATGCGCGGACTCGTAGAGCTCTTGCGGGATTTGGTCGATCCGCTCGACTCTGTCCCCGCTCCAGCGGTATTTGATATTGGCAGAGCCGGACATGGTGGTGGCAGACTCCTGGCCACGCGGCCATCGGTACTGGACGAGCACAGTGTCCCCTCGGGCCGACTTGACCGATGCGCGTCCGAACGCGCACGAGTCGGCCGTCCCGACGAATGCGCCTTTGTGGAAGAACAGCACCTGCCGCGGGCCGAGCGGGTCCGTGTCCCCTTCGAGCGCGACCACAGCCGCCGTGAGCTCGCCGCAATGGTCGTAGCGGCCCGTGTAGGACTGCGACCATTTTTTGCCCGCAGGCGCGGGCAAAGCGCCCGCCGCCGCGCGGACCTCCGGCGCGTCGGGGACCTGGGGGCACGGGTTCGGGCTGATCGCAGCCAGGCCGCTGCGCTGCTCGGCCATGGTCGCGAACCCCTGCGCCCCTTCTTCGGCCGTCGTGCCGGAGTGAGCACAGGAAGCGCAAAGAAACACCGCCGCAAAGCCCGAAAGCCACATCGTCCGCATGCGGTCCGAGATTACCGGCACAATGGACTGTCATGATGGACAAACTCGCCGCCTGGTGGTCACATCCGCGATTCGCCAAAGCGCGCCCGATGCTCATCGACACCGCTCTGCCCGCAGGCTGCTATTACATCCTGCACAGCTGGCTCGGGCACTCCGCCCTCTTCGCCTTCTCGGTCGCCGCCGTGCTCCTGTGCGCGCGCGTGGGCTTCACGGTCGCGCGGGAGCGCCGCGTCGATTCCTTCCAAATCTTGGTGCTCGCTTCGATCCTGGTCTCTCTCGCGCTCGCGATCATCGCCGACGACTCGCGGATCGCCCTGCTGCGCGGTTCGATTTACTCCACTGTGCTGGGCGTGGGCTGCGCGATCACGACGTTTGTGGGCAAACCGCTTTTAGAGCGGATCATGCGCCCCGGCCTTGCCCTCACCTCGCCGGGGCTCGAAGCGGCTTGGGAGCAGTGCTGGGACACCGACCAGCCGTTCCGCCGCAGAGTCCGCCAACTCAACCTGCTCTACGGGGCCAGTTTCCTCGCGAGCGCCGCGACGCGCGCCTGGGTGGTCTACCACACCAGCGAAGGCGTCGCCGTCGCCGCGAGCGGCGTGCCCGGCATGGTCATCTCCGGCGTGGTCGCAATCGCCACCGCGGTCCTCGCTATGCCGCTGGTCAGCGCCCTGGAGCGAGTCCGCAAACAGAATGCCGGGCATCCGGAGAAAGCCGAAGCCGGAATCTGAGTTCCGGCTCTTTCGCGGCGTGTGGCCCGATCAGGAAACCTACCGATCCGGCAGCCGTGGCCATTGCGCGGACGCGCGCACCCCGCCCAGCGCCGCACGGGCGGGCTGCGACCGCCCGAGACGCGGCGAAGCCGCAGGAGCCAGACCCGGACCCCTTACTATCCCATATACTGGGATAGTAATATCAAAATATGGACAAATGTCCCGGCTCGGCCTACCGCTGGGCGATGCTCGCCCTCGCCACGAGTTCGTCCGCGGCCGCCACCATGGTCATCGGCGCGGGCGGTTCCTCATCCCCGCGCTGCTCGCTCAGCGCGGGCTTTCCTTGCCTCAAGCAGG from Segniliparus rotundus DSM 44985 includes:
- a CDS encoding 3-isopropylmalate dehydrogenase, with protein sequence MSGLKLGVIPGDGIGPEVIQQALRVLDAVLPGVEATTYELGAGRYLATGEVLADSVLEELKTQQVLLLGAIGGDPRDHKVPSGLLERGLLLKLRFAFDHYVNLRPARSFPGVLSPLAGDPEIDLVVVREGTEGPYGGVGGSIRSGTPHEIATEVSVNTAYAVERLVREGFRQAQSRRKKLTLVHKTNVLTNAGSLWSRTVAEVGSEYPEVEVGYQHVDATTIHLVANPGQFDVIVTDNLFGDIITDLAAAITGGIGLAASGNINPEGAFPSMFEPVHGSAPDIAGTDRADPTAAVLSVALLLDHVGEPAAAERVRRAVASHLADRPAGLGTVATGDRILALLTD
- the serA gene encoding phosphoglycerate dehydrogenase; this encodes MTDPKPPIVLIADKLAESTVAALGDQVEVRWVTGTDREALLAALPEADALLVRSATQVDAEALAAGANLKIVARAGVGLDNVDVEAATANGVLVVNAPTSNIHSAAEHAVALLLAAARQIPPANDTTHAGQWKRSSYLGVELYQKTVGVVGFGRIGQLVASRLKAFETEILAYDPYVSAAKAAQLGARLVTLDELLAQADFITVHLPKTPETAGLIDAAALRRTKPGVVIANAARGGLIDEQALADAVSSGHVRSAGLDVFVQEPPGESPLFGLEQVVLTPHLGASTVEAQDRAGTDVAKSVQLALAGEFVPEAVNVSAGPVGEEVLPWLDLARKLGVLLAAVAEQAAVALEIKVYGELAAEPVGVLGLAALRGFLSGLVETPVTFVNAAQVAEGRGLSHVVRTEQESPNHRSLVEVLAVAADGSTSQVAGTLAGRDQVAKITSVGRRGFDLRAEGFNLVISYADRPGALGKVGTLLGDAGVNIQAAAVSHDASGDGATMVLRVDNEIPADLRHAVADSVEATSLVEVDLR
- a CDS encoding acyl-CoA thioesterase is translated as MTSAQSLIDDASGDFQELLGILDLADGGDGTFIGQHPSKVGSRTYGGQIVAQAVVAAGRTVKSPALGLHTAQTHFIRGGDVSLPIEFQVSSLRDERSIANRHVLVRQKGEVIATALLAYFHSRPGLEHSSQMPAVPEPTALPELEETFVGMEQELSLFVEALRPIDWRYANNPSWLAKDAGEALPHNRVWMKTRGELPDDPRAHEAALAYASDTTILDSIITQHGLSWGFDRIIAATLNHSLWFHRPVRFDQWHLYATESPAAAGLRGFSTGAFYAQSGVRVASSAQEGMVIHRPRK
- the pyk gene encoding pyruvate kinase; amino-acid sequence: MTRHTKIVCTLGPATASAQKVKALVEAGLDVARLNFSHGDHPDHEQMYHWVREASDQTGRAVGIMADLQGPKIRLGRFAEGRTIWATGETVRITVDDIEGSHDRVSTTYKQLANDVVAGDTLLIDDGKVGLRALRVEGNDVVCQVYEGGPVSNNKGISLPGVNVSAPALSEKDTEDLEFALRLGVDWVALSFVRSPDDVRLVHEVMDRVGRRVPVIAKLEKPEAVGDQLEEVILAFDAVMVARGDLGVELPLEDVPAVQKRAIQLARANAKPVIVATQVLESMIENATPTRAEASDAANAVFDGADAVMLSGETSVGKHVFVAVRTLARILAAAEKEPALIAPLIRIPRTKSGVISYSAKDIGERLEAKALVAFTQSGDTVRRLARLHSALPLLAFTPVPAVRSRLALSWGVETFIVPQVDSTDSMIRLVDQALLDIKRYEQGDLVIVVAGAPPGTVGSTNTINAHRIGEHDH
- the lgt gene encoding prolipoprotein diacylglyceryl transferase — translated: MATLAYIPSPPQGVWFLGPIPIRAYALCILAGILLACWWGTKRWTARGGRREDVVDVALIAVPFGLIGGRLYHVATDWRTYFGGQGRSPVHALFIWEGGLGIWGAVALGGVGAWIGCRRKGIPLPAFADAVAPPVIVASAIGRFGNYFNQELFGRETNHWWGLRLYERIRDGAVDNVYGVSDGRPWLGGEMELSGKLVHPTFLYEACWNLAVAAVLVALDRRFKIGHGRLFALYVAGYSLGRLGLEFVRIDPATTICGYRVNVYTSSLLIIGALAYFLFAKKGKELPEEIEAARGGKPADEPEKPAQPEESASSELSPISDVHSSEVGPAEQSD
- the exaC gene encoding acetaldehyde dehydrogenase ExaC translates to MSTPDGKGETVKHAAPGAEGSALTFQASYDNFIGGEWTAPVEGGYFDNPSPVDGRVFTKIARSTEADVDLALDAAHRAADTWGATSVTERANLLLKVADRLEENLTALAVAETWDNGKPIRESLGADLPLAVDQFRYFASAIRSQEGGVSEIDADTVAYHFHEPLGVVGQIIPWNFPLLMAAWKLAPALAAGNCVVIKPAEQTPASIMVLMEIIGDMLPPGVLNVVNGFGPEAGKSLASSPKIAKVAFTGETSTGKLILQYATENLIPVTLELGGKSPNIFLSDVMAKDDDFLDKAVEGFVMFALNQGEVCTCPSRAIVCADIYDEFIARCVERTRAIKGGDPLDEETMIGAQASAEQQEKILKYIDIGKAEGAQLLIGGNERVVDEHPNGHYVEPTIFKGTNTMRIFQEEIFGPVLSVTTCDSVDEALKIANDTQYGLGAGVWTRDMNTAYRLGRGLKAGRVWTNCYHAYPAHAAFGGYKKSGIGRENHKMMLEHYQQTKNLLVSYAANKVGFF
- a CDS encoding LppP/LprE family lipoprotein — protein: MAEQRSGLAAISPNPCPQVPDAPEVRAAAGALPAPAGKKWSQSYTGRYDHCGELTAAVVALEGDTDPLGPRQVLFFHKGAFVGTADSCAFGRASVKSARGDTVLVQYRWPRGQESATTMSGSANIKYRWSGDRVERIDQIPQELYESAHCAG
- a CDS encoding VC0807 family protein; amino-acid sequence: MMDKLAAWWSHPRFAKARPMLIDTALPAGCYYILHSWLGHSALFAFSVAAVLLCARVGFTVARERRVDSFQILVLASILVSLALAIIADDSRIALLRGSIYSTVLGVGCAITTFVGKPLLERIMRPGLALTSPGLEAAWEQCWDTDQPFRRRVRQLNLLYGASFLASAATRAWVVYHTSEGVAVAASGVPGMVISGVVAIATAVLAMPLVSALERVRKQNAGHPEKAEAGI